Proteins encoded within one genomic window of Halocatena marina:
- a CDS encoding RimK family alpha-L-glutamate ligase: protein MVTIALSYPSQGANPLKTDVFADLTTWADVRWLDPQIDHPDLVNERIDLYHMARQQPASLRDLGRACRAGIPTINPYEGVVLLADRFACTRQLAEIGIRVPESQYGRATEIELEPPVIVKSRYEIGSGDHEILRFDDDPDFTGQQFVQKYVPHTREIKLHCAGEAVRAVAIDPTHDRCRECAVTPQLRSVAERIRQLMGMELFEVDLVGDDALFVVDVNPAISLRGVVDGKAVYETLLSQPLRDRSVEGSLTHASS from the coding sequence ATGGTGACGATTGCCCTCTCCTATCCGTCACAGGGAGCAAATCCCTTGAAAACCGACGTGTTTGCCGATCTCACCACGTGGGCGGATGTGCGGTGGTTGGACCCACAGATCGATCATCCCGACTTGGTGAATGAGCGGATCGATCTGTATCATATGGCCCGCCAGCAACCCGCGTCGCTTCGTGACTTAGGTCGCGCCTGTCGGGCAGGGATTCCGACAATTAATCCGTACGAAGGGGTTGTTCTGCTCGCCGATCGATTCGCCTGCACGCGCCAGTTGGCCGAGATAGGAATCCGCGTTCCCGAGTCACAGTACGGACGAGCGACCGAAATCGAGCTCGAACCACCAGTGATCGTCAAATCCCGCTACGAGATAGGATCAGGAGATCACGAGATACTGCGTTTTGACGACGATCCCGACTTCACTGGCCAGCAGTTCGTTCAGAAGTATGTGCCTCACACGAGAGAGATCAAGCTCCACTGTGCAGGTGAAGCCGTTCGGGCAGTCGCTATCGATCCCACTCACGACAGGTGCCGAGAGTGTGCAGTGACGCCACAGCTCAGATCGGTTGCCGAACGGATCCGCCAGCTGATGGGCATGGAGCTGTTCGAAGTTGATCTCGTCGGCGATGATGCGCTCTTCGTCGTTGATGTCAACCCAGCGATTAGTCTTCGTGGTGTAGTCGATGGAAAAGCGGTGTACGAAACGCTTCTTTCTCAACCGCTTCGTGATCGGTCTGTCGAAGGATCGCTCACTCATGCAAGCAGCTGA
- a CDS encoding ABC transporter substrate-binding protein: protein MADRHTQSRRGYLKAVGVASAIGLTGLSGCVDRLTGSGGSGPINFGSILPITGDLSDFGSGMQKGVNLAVEDMNDAGGPLGRTVEHSGKDSETDAQKAKNKYETLVSENEIVGFVGAASSGVSVPLAKTIASDQVMQVSPASTSPVLKNLGFGDPDDTKYFARTAPNDSQQGIIMGMAMNEFVNAKSAAFLHVNNAYGEGLAKKAQENFNGETLQLVPYSSKTSDYTSTLDKLFKGNPDAVGFVGYPESGRSILQTWKGGGYGGNWVLSEGLNSTEFFGKIPDIVNGMYVSSPDPESTKGADKFKKAFGGEPKVFSPHSYDAAFLMGLAIHKAGEASGTAIAQNIQSISRPDGETVTVGEFDKAKKALDEDKAINYAGASSPVDLNKNLEPLNRFAILQVENNATVKSVKTVPRSFFEGKV from the coding sequence ATGGCAGATAGGCACACACAATCACGGCGTGGCTATTTAAAAGCGGTTGGAGTTGCGAGTGCGATCGGCCTCACTGGGCTTTCAGGCTGTGTTGACCGACTCACAGGAAGCGGTGGTAGTGGTCCCATCAACTTCGGATCAATCCTTCCCATTACTGGTGACCTCTCTGATTTCGGTTCAGGGATGCAGAAAGGAGTCAATCTCGCAGTCGAGGATATGAACGACGCAGGTGGGCCGCTTGGGCGTACCGTCGAACATTCGGGGAAGGACTCCGAGACAGACGCCCAGAAGGCGAAGAACAAGTACGAAACACTCGTGAGTGAGAACGAGATTGTCGGCTTCGTTGGGGCAGCGTCCTCCGGTGTCTCTGTTCCGCTGGCAAAGACCATTGCGAGTGATCAAGTAATGCAGGTCAGTCCAGCATCCACGAGTCCTGTACTAAAGAATCTTGGATTCGGTGACCCAGACGACACGAAGTATTTCGCTCGCACCGCGCCGAATGACTCCCAGCAGGGTATCATCATGGGGATGGCGATGAACGAGTTCGTCAATGCCAAGTCGGCCGCATTCCTCCACGTCAACAACGCCTACGGGGAAGGACTGGCGAAGAAAGCACAGGAGAACTTCAACGGAGAGACGCTCCAGCTGGTCCCCTACAGTTCGAAAACCTCCGACTATACGTCGACGCTCGATAAGCTGTTCAAGGGCAACCCGGACGCGGTCGGGTTCGTCGGCTACCCAGAGTCCGGCCGCTCCATCCTCCAAACGTGGAAAGGTGGGGGCTACGGGGGGAACTGGGTCCTCAGCGAGGGACTCAACTCGACGGAGTTCTTCGGCAAGATTCCGGACATCGTGAATGGAATGTACGTCTCCTCACCCGACCCCGAGTCAACCAAAGGTGCAGACAAGTTCAAGAAGGCGTTCGGAGGCGAACCCAAAGTCTTCTCGCCACACTCCTACGACGCTGCGTTCCTCATGGGACTCGCTATTCACAAGGCGGGCGAGGCGTCGGGAACTGCGATCGCACAGAACATTCAGTCGATCTCTCGACCCGACGGCGAAACAGTCACTGTCGGTGAGTTCGACAAAGCGAAGAAAGCGCTGGATGAGGACAAAGCCATCAACTACGCAGGCGCATCCAGTCCAGTTGATCTGAACAAGAATCTCGAACCACTCAACCGATTTGCAATCCTCCAGGTCGAGAATAATGCGACTGTGAAGTCGGTCAAGACGGTTCCGCGATCGTTCTTCGAAGGAAAAGTCTAA
- a CDS encoding ABC transporter ATP-binding protein: MVLLEARDIVSGYGDAEILHGVSIDVNENEIVCIIGPNGAGKSTAMKAIFGLIPCWEGSVTYDGEDITANRPDEITRKGMVYVPQTENVFPNLTVEENLEMGAYILDSVPQETLNEVYDQFPVLDERKNQRAGSLSGGQRQMLAMGRALMVDPGLLFVDEPSAGLAPDLVDEVFDKIDAINESGTAVLMVEQNARKALSRADRGYVLEMGENRFEDTGEALLGNEEVAELYLGGGGGDSGNDEDEDNASVDDDGPEESQATGSKS; this comes from the coding sequence ATGGTACTACTCGAAGCCCGTGATATCGTCAGCGGGTACGGCGATGCCGAGATTCTGCATGGTGTCTCGATCGACGTCAACGAGAATGAGATCGTCTGCATCATCGGTCCGAATGGCGCTGGCAAATCCACAGCGATGAAGGCCATCTTCGGTCTCATTCCGTGCTGGGAAGGCTCTGTCACGTACGACGGAGAAGACATCACCGCGAACCGTCCGGACGAAATCACGCGCAAGGGAATGGTGTACGTTCCACAGACCGAGAACGTCTTCCCGAACCTCACTGTCGAGGAGAATCTCGAAATGGGCGCGTACATCCTCGACTCCGTTCCACAGGAAACTCTCAACGAGGTGTACGACCAGTTTCCTGTCCTCGATGAGCGTAAGAATCAGCGTGCTGGAAGCCTTTCGGGGGGACAGCGACAGATGCTTGCGATGGGTCGGGCGCTGATGGTCGACCCCGGCCTATTATTCGTCGATGAACCCTCTGCGGGACTGGCTCCCGACCTCGTTGATGAGGTGTTCGATAAGATCGATGCTATCAACGAGTCCGGCACTGCCGTCCTCATGGTCGAGCAGAACGCTCGCAAGGCACTCAGCCGTGCCGACCGCGGCTATGTGCTTGAAATGGGAGAAAATCGCTTCGAGGACACCGGTGAAGCGCTCCTCGGAAACGAGGAGGTGGCCGAACTGTATCTTGGTGGAGGCGGCGGTGACAGTGGCAATGACGAAGACGAAGACAATGCCAGTGTCGATGACGATGGACCCGAGGAAAGCCAAGCAACCGGCTCCAAGTCGTAA
- a CDS encoding ABC transporter ATP-binding protein yields the protein MTALLNVDELRKSFGGVTAVDGASFDVEEGTVTGLIGPNGAGKTTTFNLISGFYEPDGGVISYRGTDTQEIMQPSSEEKNIWYGASGMTFGGIALSGAAYYGLATPMLAGATAVGAGIGAAVYAGQERYKEASEHTYTRPFRLANEGLVRTFQITRELKGMTVLENLMLAKKEQSGENLLNAWFRQGAVAKEESDLQQETYQMLEFLEIDHLANEEAGNLSGGQRKLVELGRVLMMEPDLILLDEPVAGVNPTLTQKLIKRIRDLRADGYTFLIVEHDMEVIMNLSDTVIVMSEGKKLMQGSPDEVQSDERVIDAYLGG from the coding sequence ATGACCGCACTACTGAATGTCGACGAACTGCGCAAGTCGTTCGGCGGCGTCACCGCTGTTGATGGGGCGTCGTTCGATGTCGAAGAAGGGACCGTTACTGGTCTCATCGGCCCAAACGGTGCCGGCAAAACGACGACGTTCAACCTCATCAGTGGGTTCTACGAACCCGATGGTGGCGTCATCAGCTATCGAGGCACCGACACGCAGGAGATAATGCAGCCAAGCAGCGAAGAGAAGAATATCTGGTACGGTGCGTCTGGAATGACGTTCGGTGGGATTGCCTTATCGGGCGCTGCCTACTACGGACTGGCGACTCCGATGCTCGCCGGTGCAACTGCTGTTGGTGCTGGCATCGGTGCTGCTGTCTACGCCGGACAGGAGCGCTACAAGGAAGCCTCAGAGCACACCTACACTCGTCCGTTCCGCCTGGCGAACGAGGGATTGGTCCGGACGTTTCAGATCACTCGTGAGCTAAAGGGGATGACTGTCCTCGAAAATTTGATGCTCGCAAAGAAAGAACAGTCGGGCGAGAACCTCCTGAACGCTTGGTTCAGACAAGGAGCCGTTGCGAAAGAGGAGTCGGATCTCCAGCAGGAGACCTACCAGATGCTTGAGTTCCTCGAAATCGATCACCTTGCCAACGAAGAGGCGGGGAACTTGAGTGGCGGGCAGCGCAAACTCGTCGAGTTGGGCCGTGTGCTCATGATGGAGCCTGATCTCATTCTCCTCGACGAACCCGTTGCTGGCGTCAACCCAACCCTGACACAAAAACTCATCAAACGTATCCGCGACCTCAGAGCCGATGGATACACGTTTCTCATCGTCGAACACGACATGGAAGTCATCATGAACCTCTCTGATACAGTTATTGTCATGAGCGAAGGCAAGAAGTTGATGCAAGGATCGCCGGACGAAGTGCAGTCAGATGAGCGCGTTATCGACGCGTACTTGGGGGGATGA
- a CDS encoding branched-chain amino acid ABC transporter permease, with amino-acid sequence MAISGSLVAFGISVGIFAILALGMNIKFGYTGLLEIGHVAFYLLGGYMTALLVLPPTSPGQQYILGLGLPWIVAIVLASLFAGVIGALVSLPAIRLREDYLAITLLGMAYIVQQLFRSERWLANGPRALAGFERPLNNLFPVPGETLGSAIVFGVLVALFWMAATYALARLPSITKFDSARRMIANGTFALTTLGVGYFFGRRAHKADNQMVNVLIAGFLAGVIATVATVVTPAAINELIALVFVGTFSLFTWVYAYVSVRRYFSEATASDALYGLALTVLFFVSLAPLIVLGNDQNEMTSAIGMLLTVVLLAAYVYGLVYLSRNWDRYGSDNVNVVTIVGIGAVWLFIVRYFGVSLISPLQNGGVGSAILSTFQNLIWMLQFHQSLGIVIEYDRFLLVMVFSTLGLMYYLSETAVQSPFGRVLKAIREDEDVATALGKNTFTYKVQSMAVGSAIAGFAGGLTAIQFQSLTWSIFRMDVTFFVLLMVIIGGTANNRGAILGSVIFWSFSRATSDLAEFFPAAAGSSIRALRLVIIGALLIVILYYRPEGIWGEEHRTIEVDSE; translated from the coding sequence ATGGCGATTTCCGGAAGTCTCGTTGCGTTCGGAATCTCGGTTGGTATCTTCGCTATCTTGGCGCTGGGAATGAACATCAAGTTCGGGTACACTGGCCTCCTCGAAATCGGCCACGTGGCGTTCTACTTGCTCGGTGGGTATATGACCGCCCTGCTGGTGTTGCCGCCAACGTCGCCCGGACAACAGTACATCCTCGGCCTTGGACTGCCGTGGATCGTCGCAATCGTACTCGCATCGCTGTTCGCTGGAGTCATTGGAGCACTCGTCTCCCTTCCGGCTATCAGGCTCCGTGAGGACTACCTCGCTATCACGCTGCTCGGGATGGCATATATCGTCCAGCAGCTGTTTCGGTCGGAGCGCTGGTTGGCCAATGGCCCACGCGCGCTGGCCGGATTCGAGCGTCCATTGAACAACCTCTTCCCGGTACCCGGGGAGACGTTGGGTTCTGCAATCGTGTTTGGCGTCTTGGTGGCGCTGTTCTGGATGGCAGCAACGTACGCGCTCGCTCGTCTACCGAGCATCACGAAATTCGACAGTGCTCGAAGGATGATCGCGAACGGCACGTTCGCACTAACCACACTCGGTGTGGGCTACTTCTTCGGTCGACGCGCCCACAAGGCGGACAATCAGATGGTCAATGTGCTCATTGCTGGGTTCCTCGCTGGCGTCATCGCAACGGTTGCGACGGTTGTGACGCCGGCTGCAATCAACGAACTCATTGCCCTGGTGTTCGTCGGCACATTCTCGCTGTTCACGTGGGTGTACGCGTACGTCAGCGTTCGACGCTACTTTTCCGAAGCGACCGCATCTGACGCACTCTACGGACTTGCACTGACGGTGCTGTTCTTCGTCTCACTCGCCCCACTCATTGTTCTCGGGAACGACCAGAATGAGATGACCAGCGCCATCGGGATGCTGCTGACCGTTGTACTCCTCGCGGCGTACGTCTACGGATTAGTGTACCTTAGCCGGAACTGGGACCGATACGGATCGGATAATGTCAACGTGGTCACGATCGTCGGAATCGGCGCTGTTTGGCTGTTCATCGTCCGGTACTTCGGGGTGTCGCTCATCTCACCGTTACAGAATGGCGGTGTGGGGAGTGCAATCCTCAGCACGTTCCAGAACCTGATCTGGATGCTGCAGTTCCATCAGAGTCTCGGCATTGTCATCGAGTACGACCGCTTCCTACTCGTGATGGTGTTCTCAACGCTCGGACTGATGTACTATCTCTCGGAAACGGCGGTACAGTCGCCGTTCGGTCGTGTTCTGAAAGCGATTCGTGAGGACGAGGACGTCGCTACGGCGCTTGGTAAGAACACGTTCACCTACAAGGTACAAAGTATGGCAGTCGGGAGCGCTATTGCAGGATTTGCAGGAGGCCTCACCGCGATTCAGTTCCAGTCGCTGACGTGGTCTATCTTCCGCATGGACGTGACGTTCTTCGTCCTGCTGATGGTCATCATCGGTGGCACGGCGAACAACCGGGGGGCGATTCTCGGGTCGGTCATCTTCTGGAGTTTCTCCCGGGCGACGTCTGATCTCGCGGAGTTCTTCCCAGCAGCTGCTGGGTCATCGATTCGGGCGCTTCGGCTCGTTATTATCGGTGCGCTTCTCATCGTCATCCTCTACTACCGACCGGAGGGTATCTGGGGTGAGGAACACCGAACAATCGAGGTGGATTCAGAATGA